ATTAGTATCagcatgttttttcattttcaatgtttttttttcacacactAATGATCTCATACCTGTAGCAATAATTCGGCGCCGACCACACGGTTAAAACTGTTTCATTAAAATGCCATTTGTATCCTTCCATCACTAATTGATGAGCTCGGCATATCATATCGATATCATTTGCAGAATTGAATTGGGCGACAACGTCACTCCCGAACAAATACCCAGCTCCTCTTGGAGAAACGCCCCATCCTTGAGTGTCCTCGGGGTCTGACCACAGGAGATCGCACATTGGTCCGTCGTGGGGAACCTAAATGatgtaatttaaaaattttcttatattttgtACGCTAGTATGAACAATGTGACTGCTAAAAATctggttttgaaattcttactTCTTGTTTCCTATCGATTGTTCGAATTTGATCGAGTGTCTGAATACTGGGAGATAATCCACCATGCacacaaaatattttcccaTCGATAATGGCGGAGAGTGATAAATAGTCGAATATTTCCGTGCAGTATCGCCAAACCGTGATGCTACCGTATTTGCGAAGACATTCGTCATAAAATCCATAAACCTGGGTAATTTGTCTGGATTCATGGTTCCCACGTATTAAAGTTATTCGGTCGGGATAACGAACCTGCATTAGAGAATGAATATTGCTCCAATTCagtaacaagaaaaaaattgattaataacTGAATTTATGGTTCACCTACCTTCAGGGccaaaagaagaagaaacgtTTCGACGCTGTAGAATCCTCTGTCAACGAAATCACCCATGAACAGGTAATTCGTTTCAGGGACATCTCCTCCTACTTTGAATAATTCTTTTAAATCGTAAAACTGCCCATGAATGTCACCGCAAACctacaattcgaaaatatttttaaacctTGAAACTCGGAGGAGGAAAAGTCAAGTTCAAATACCTCCGACGACTCGATACTCACAGTGACTGGTGAATCTATACGCTGAACATTACTTTCTTCGATAAGAATTTCTCGTGCTTTGGCACATAATGCCTTGACTTCGGCTTCCTTGataatctcacattttttaagctGCTCTATCTGCCGATCCAAATCACTGGAGTCCGTCATTGTATCCAAATTTTCCTTTAGAGCAAAAAGAGTCAATGATCGTTTAGGTGCTAATCACGAGTCATTTAcatgttttaaaaaacttcaaatccAAATTTACTTCCTTGTacataaaaagtttttcgaaaaaaaatgtaaaaattacgGTTTTTCAGTTAAAAGCGAGGGGTTACTAATTACTTCGTTGTAGGAGTCTAGCGTTAAAATCGTGTTCAATTTGTTAGTATTAGTATGAAAACGTCTAACTTTTGAGAGAAAGACTGAGAGGAACGAGCTTAAACAACAAGCATGGACTGTAAGTAAACTGCAATGTAACCTCGTAATTCTAAAACCGTGACATTAGCTTATCGTGTCAGAGAATTATTTGAACCAAGGACGATAAAGTACAACGGATTTCGGAAGTGTTGTTGGGTTTGTAGGTTAGGTTTCgagtaatttaaaaattaccaaaaaaaatgaaatataataCACAAACATTTGTATTCTAAAAATGTTCATACAATTTATGTCAACGACAgagcttttatttattttaccgaaagggaaaaaaaatcgctgattGGAATAGTTTATTTTTGATAGTTCATGGTCTTGTTGATTCGATTTATGATGCGAAGAAAAGTGCATACTTACGTGCAATGTAAAACCCAAAAGACTTTGAACTGTATCACCGGCGCTGAGccagctaccttaattttgtgaataaagtTGTACCTTTGTAAATGTACATTCACGAGGGTGACCACAAAAACAGAATCGTCAGAATAGAGTTCAACACCACACTCACCCTACCACAATCGGGCAGCAACGGAGAAACCATAGGGAA
This sequence is a window from Venturia canescens isolate UGA chromosome 8, ASM1945775v1, whole genome shotgun sequence. Protein-coding genes within it:
- the Pp4-19C gene encoding serine/threonine-protein phosphatase 4 catalytic subunit is translated as MTDSSDLDRQIEQLKKCEIIKEAEVKALCAKAREILIEESNVQRIDSPVTVCGDIHGQFYDLKELFKVGGDVPETNYLFMGDFVDRGFYSVETFLLLLALKVRYPDRITLIRGNHESRQITQVYGFYDECLRKYGSITVWRYCTEIFDYLSLSAIIDGKIFCVHGGLSPSIQTLDQIRTIDRKQEVPHDGPMCDLLWSDPEDTQGWGVSPRGAGYLFGSDVVAQFNSANDIDMICRAHQLVMEGYKWHFNETVLTVWSAPNYCYRCGNVAAILELNEHLQRDFTIFEAAPQESRGIPSKKPQADYFL